The following are from one region of the Nitrospirota bacterium genome:
- a CDS encoding HAMP domain-containing histidine kinase — protein MRTKLFLSFATVIIIALISNLIFKWLITKDFNDYVAANETQNISWVVSTVQDAYQTEGNGCGNLLYDAVHWGLMLGLYVEILDKDGNVVMDAKSVFSGHHSVMTRNMEDILKTGKKGEHYKDYPIMVNGSLLASVWIWPITGYGFPSLKENLFKKRGKHFLLISFLIAGGGAIILSVLFSVFLSTPLKRLIAATAKIGSGDFNVSIPVTTRDEIGDLASAFNFMASALRREDEQRKQIMSNIAHELRTPLTIMRANVEAVVDGVADENPGKCHTVIALEVERLTSIVQGIEDVARAEETFFRKPVYEEFTLVPFLRDMIEPFMAQAAQKGIFLTLSDAGNDIKIMGDKEKLSIIFHNLLSNAIKFTEKGGVTLSYEMSEAELIITVKDTGRGISDSEKPLVYNRYYRGKQSGGMGIGLAVVKELADVLNAKVSLQSSEGVGTAFSVRLPLMF, from the coding sequence ATGAGGACTAAACTGTTTTTATCCTTTGCGACTGTTATAATAATTGCCCTGATCTCAAATCTGATTTTTAAGTGGTTAATTACAAAAGACTTTAACGACTATGTTGCGGCAAATGAGACTCAAAATATTTCATGGGTAGTTTCAACAGTGCAAGATGCGTATCAAACAGAGGGGAATGGATGTGGGAATCTTCTGTACGATGCCGTGCACTGGGGACTTATGCTGGGGCTTTATGTGGAAATTTTAGATAAAGACGGTAACGTAGTGATGGACGCAAAGAGTGTTTTTAGCGGACACCATAGTGTTATGACACGTAACATGGAGGATATTTTAAAAACAGGGAAAAAAGGGGAGCACTACAAGGACTACCCAATAATGGTAAACGGTAGTCTTCTTGCTTCTGTGTGGATATGGCCTATTACCGGTTACGGCTTTCCGTCTTTAAAAGAAAACCTGTTTAAAAAACGTGGTAAACATTTTTTATTAATATCCTTTTTAATAGCCGGAGGCGGGGCAATTATACTGTCGGTGCTCTTTAGCGTTTTTCTTTCAACACCGCTTAAGCGGTTGATAGCGGCAACGGCAAAAATAGGCAGTGGTGATTTTAATGTGAGCATTCCTGTTACAACCAGAGATGAAATAGGCGATCTGGCCAGTGCGTTTAATTTCATGGCTTCAGCCCTCAGGCGCGAAGATGAGCAGAGAAAACAAATCATGTCTAACATAGCACACGAACTCAGAACTCCTCTTACGATTATGAGAGCAAACGTTGAGGCTGTTGTTGATGGTGTGGCTGACGAAAACCCCGGAAAGTGTCATACCGTTATTGCTTTAGAAGTGGAAAGGCTTACCTCAATTGTTCAGGGCATAGAGGATGTTGCAAGGGCAGAGGAGACTTTTTTCAGGAAACCTGTTTATGAGGAATTTACACTTGTACCATTTTTAAGAGATATGATTGAACCCTTTATGGCTCAGGCTGCCCAAAAAGGCATTTTTCTTACATTGTCCGATGCCGGCAATGATATAAAAATAATGGGAGACAAAGAAAAGCTCTCAATTATCTTTCATAATCTCCTTTCAAACGCCATCAAATTTACGGAAAAGGGAGGCGTAACACTTTCTTATGAAATGTCAGAGGCTGAACTTATCATAACAGTTAAAGACACAGGCAGAGGGATTTCTGACAGTGAAAAACCACTGGTTTATAACCGCTACTACCGTGGTAAGCAATCGGGTGGGATGGGAATAGGGCTTGCCGTAGTAAAGGAGCTTGCCGATGTACTAAACGCTAAAGTGTCACTTCAATCGTCTGAGGGTGTGGGTACTGCTTTCAGTGTAAGATTGCCTCTTATGTTTTGA
- a CDS encoding OmpA family protein: MKKNSFFKYWLLSATIIMFITVGLSSVAKADNAAGCKAPSWASSPLTGFTITSCNDKAWATLKFDLPQGEKSVSGHRSTITYTLTDKAKTPKAADALSYYVKQAQNAGAQLVSDPGNIYKAVMTKKGPEGEFWFVYTHGGGNENSTDGFILTTVQVRPLEQEVQAQPMKAPLDPKSSTCQNPPWLVKQFSDFKLASCENKGWDVVRLDLPGGEKSVEGARVTVTYTITNEKNSPTAAAVMNNYNNALQTIGAQLVSDPNNVNHAVFTQKTPYGEFWYIYKHGSGNDDSTTSYMLTTVNVRSFEQEVQAQAMTAPLNAKNRDCQNPPWLIKQFSYFKIDNCSYRDFDSVKVDLPGGSKIIAGHVLVTNYTLTDKSRTPTPLVIKKNYQNALQTISASVVSDPKNIYYTVATNKTNLGELWYIVKHTSGNDKATGSYELITVQAGGPTPKECTLEIYGVNFDFDKATIAPGSEPVLTQVLALFNNDPQYVAEIGGHTDNIGKPAYNLKLSDERANSVKTWLVNHGVSPARLTAKGYGDTKPLVPNTTDVNRAKNRRVELKRNNCKE, encoded by the coding sequence ATGAAAAAGAATAGCTTTTTTAAATATTGGCTTTTATCGGCAACCATCATTATGTTCATTACTGTTGGGTTATCCAGTGTTGCCAAAGCCGACAATGCTGCAGGATGCAAGGCGCCGTCCTGGGCATCCTCACCCCTTACAGGGTTTACCATTACGTCATGTAACGATAAGGCATGGGCTACTCTAAAATTTGATCTTCCACAGGGAGAAAAATCGGTATCTGGCCATCGCAGCACAATTACATACACACTAACAGATAAGGCAAAAACCCCCAAAGCAGCAGATGCTTTGTCCTACTATGTCAAACAAGCTCAAAACGCTGGCGCTCAACTCGTCTCCGACCCAGGAAACATTTACAAGGCCGTAATGACAAAAAAAGGCCCCGAAGGGGAGTTCTGGTTTGTTTACACCCACGGTGGCGGTAACGAGAACTCAACCGATGGATTTATCCTGACGACCGTGCAAGTGCGTCCGCTTGAGCAAGAGGTTCAGGCTCAACCTATGAAAGCGCCTCTTGACCCTAAAAGCAGCACATGCCAAAACCCGCCGTGGCTGGTTAAACAGTTTTCTGATTTTAAGCTTGCTTCATGTGAAAACAAAGGCTGGGACGTTGTCAGGCTCGACTTGCCCGGTGGTGAAAAGTCAGTAGAAGGCGCTCGTGTCACTGTCACGTATACTATAACCAACGAAAAGAACTCTCCGACTGCTGCTGCGGTCATGAATAATTATAATAATGCCCTACAAACTATTGGCGCTCAACTCGTTTCCGATCCAAACAATGTTAATCATGCGGTGTTTACTCAAAAAACTCCGTATGGCGAGTTTTGGTACATTTATAAGCATGGTAGTGGCAATGACGATTCAACTACATCATACATGCTTACTACCGTAAATGTACGCTCGTTCGAGCAAGAGGTACAGGCACAGGCTATGACGGCTCCGCTCAATGCAAAAAACCGTGATTGCCAAAACCCGCCGTGGCTGATTAAACAGTTTTCATATTTTAAGATAGACAACTGTAGTTATCGTGATTTCGATTCCGTAAAGGTCGATCTTCCAGGCGGTAGCAAAATCATAGCAGGCCACGTTCTTGTAACAAACTACACGCTAACCGATAAATCAAGAACCCCCACCCCGTTGGTAATTAAGAAGAATTATCAAAACGCACTTCAGACAATTAGTGCTTCTGTGGTCTCCGATCCAAAAAATATTTATTACACGGTAGCAACAAATAAGACCAATTTGGGTGAGCTGTGGTATATCGTAAAACACACATCCGGAAACGATAAAGCAACGGGTTCCTATGAGCTTATAACGGTGCAGGCAGGGGGGCCAACCCCTAAGGAATGCACATTGGAGATCTATGGCGTCAATTTTGACTTCGACAAGGCTACAATTGCCCCCGGCTCCGAACCGGTATTGACCCAGGTGTTAGCACTTTTTAACAACGACCCGCAGTACGTTGCGGAAATAGGAGGCCATACCGACAACATAGGCAAACCCGCCTACAATCTAAAGTTATCCGATGAGCGGGCAAATTCGGTTAAGACCTGGCTTGTCAACCACGGAGTATCTCCTGCGAGGCTTACTGCTAAGGGCTACGGCGATACAAAACCGCTTGTGCCAAACACAACAGACGTAAACCGTGCAAAGAACCGCCGCGTAGAGCTTAAGCGGAATAATTGCAAGGAGTAA
- a CDS encoding DNA translocase FtsK 4TM domain-containing protein, with the protein MAEVVKGIKYEIKGLIAVLLALFTATSLLTYNKWDPSPFTYTDTSASNYCGVVGSYFADILLSFIGSCAFIFPFFLFYYGLRRLLGSVKKKENLVGTLLLLITLPMVFALVADTFNTMAVRGGLFGVVLINILKKPFSPVFAYIVTLSVFYTSIALMLPINLTSISFRRNPKAKSDPITVATGETPKDSGIEPDFKIIKHKEEPPEEERKHTVAVRQFKMMPEVREGQYTLPKVELLSNNDTEKYELTREELILAADILKNRLSDFNVDGKISQAHPGPVITMYEFEPAPGVKISKVVSLSDDLGRAMGGIKVRVSLIPGKTPIGIEVPNEKRSVVSLKEIIASDRFVKKSSLLTLCMGKDIYGNPIVEDLARMPHLLVAGTTGSGKSVAINSMIMSILFKAKPSEVKMLMVDPKLLELSIYEGIPHLISNVITSPKEASDALKKMLLEMERRYRLIAGQGARNIEMFNASVADEEKLPYIIVIIDELADLMFTAAKNVEDSIVRLAQMARASGIHLIVATQRPSVDVITGIIKANFPSRVAFMVSSKVDSRTILDTHGAEKLLGRGDMLMLSPGAKITRVHGAFVDESEIKAVVDFVKSQGRPDYSIFENLIMEEAQSADTDATSSDKDDVYKDVIKYAQTMGEVSISSIQRRFKIGYNRAARIMDMLDEDGLVGPPKGAGKPRDFVSN; encoded by the coding sequence ATGGCAGAAGTCGTAAAGGGAATAAAGTATGAGATAAAGGGGCTTATAGCCGTATTATTAGCGCTCTTTACGGCAACGTCTCTGCTTACTTATAACAAGTGGGACCCCTCCCCTTTTACCTATACCGATACATCCGCCAGTAACTATTGCGGCGTTGTCGGCTCATACTTTGCAGACATATTGCTGTCTTTTATTGGCAGCTGTGCGTTTATATTCCCGTTTTTTCTGTTTTACTATGGGTTGAGGAGGCTTCTTGGCTCTGTAAAGAAAAAAGAAAACCTTGTTGGCACACTGCTTTTGTTAATTACGCTGCCTATGGTTTTCGCTCTTGTTGCCGATACATTTAACACAATGGCAGTGCGTGGAGGGTTATTTGGCGTTGTTTTGATTAATATTCTAAAAAAACCATTCTCTCCGGTGTTTGCATACATTGTGACACTGTCGGTTTTTTATACATCAATAGCTCTGATGCTGCCGATTAACCTGACATCTATATCTTTCAGACGGAATCCTAAGGCAAAGAGCGATCCAATTACTGTTGCCACTGGTGAGACTCCTAAAGACAGCGGCATAGAGCCAGACTTTAAAATCATCAAACATAAAGAGGAGCCGCCTGAGGAGGAAAGGAAACACACAGTGGCAGTACGGCAGTTTAAGATGATGCCGGAGGTGCGCGAGGGCCAGTACACGCTTCCTAAAGTGGAATTGTTAAGCAACAATGATACTGAAAAGTATGAACTCACCAGAGAGGAGTTGATCCTGGCTGCCGACATTTTAAAAAACAGGCTTTCGGATTTCAATGTCGATGGGAAAATCTCTCAGGCACACCCCGGCCCTGTTATAACCATGTATGAGTTTGAACCGGCACCGGGTGTTAAAATCAGCAAAGTGGTGTCCCTCTCTGATGACCTTGGGCGTGCTATGGGCGGAATTAAAGTAAGAGTGTCATTAATACCCGGCAAGACCCCAATAGGAATAGAGGTGCCTAATGAAAAAAGAAGTGTGGTCAGCCTAAAGGAAATTATAGCGTCAGACAGGTTTGTTAAAAAGAGTTCACTGTTAACACTGTGTATGGGTAAGGACATCTATGGTAACCCTATAGTGGAGGACCTTGCCAGAATGCCGCACCTTCTTGTAGCTGGAACAACGGGCTCAGGTAAAAGTGTAGCCATAAATTCGATGATTATGAGTATCCTTTTTAAAGCTAAACCCTCGGAGGTAAAAATGCTGATGGTTGACCCGAAACTCCTTGAGCTTTCAATCTATGAGGGAATACCACACCTGATTTCAAATGTTATAACAAGCCCTAAAGAAGCCTCAGACGCTCTAAAGAAAATGCTGCTTGAGATGGAACGCCGTTATCGTCTGATAGCCGGACAAGGGGCAAGAAACATAGAGATGTTTAATGCCTCAGTGGCCGATGAGGAAAAACTCCCCTACATTATAGTGATCATAGATGAGCTGGCAGATTTAATGTTTACGGCGGCAAAAAATGTGGAGGACTCAATTGTGCGCCTTGCGCAGATGGCACGAGCATCCGGGATACATCTGATTGTGGCCACACAGAGGCCCTCAGTGGATGTCATAACGGGGATAATCAAGGCTAATTTCCCGTCAAGGGTGGCATTTATGGTGTCCTCAAAGGTTGACTCAAGGACGATTCTGGACACTCACGGGGCGGAAAAGCTGCTTGGCCGCGGAGACATGCTGATGCTTAGCCCAGGCGCTAAGATAACCCGCGTACACGGCGCTTTTGTGGATGAAAGTGAGATAAAAGCTGTCGTTGATTTTGTTAAATCACAGGGACGGCCGGATTATTCTATTTTTGAAAATCTGATAATGGAGGAGGCACAATCTGCCGACACTGACGCCACAAGCAGTGACAAAGATGACGTGTATAAAGATGTAATCAAGTATGCCCAAACTATGGGAGAGGTATCAATATCCTCAATACAGAGACGGTTTAAGATAGGCTATAACAGGGCGGCGCGTATAATGGATATGCTGGATGAGGACGGACTTGTAGGGCCTCCCAAGGGTGCAGGGAAACCAAGGGATTTTGTTTCCAATTGA
- a CDS encoding undecaprenyl-diphosphate phosphatase, producing MEIFQAIVLGIVQGVTEFFPISSTAHLILIPWFFGWTGAVDSLEFDIALHVGTLLALVTFFFKDWLEMFFKKHKRRLLYLIIVATVPGAIAGKLLDKYAETSLRSPLIIAVSLIVVAIAMFISERVGIKVQTAEKLSYLDAVLVGIAQAFAIIPGVSRSGGTITMGMFLGMKRDEAARFSFLMCTPIVAGAAALHGYHILKAHSAGFNMPMFVFGVLASFISGVLTIKFLLSFFKRFSLNGFVYYRIVLALVIIATMVWQKS from the coding sequence GTGGAGATATTTCAGGCAATTGTTTTAGGTATAGTGCAGGGAGTAACGGAGTTTTTTCCGATAAGCAGCACGGCTCATCTGATTTTAATACCGTGGTTTTTTGGATGGACCGGGGCTGTGGATTCACTTGAGTTTGATATTGCTCTGCATGTTGGCACTTTGCTTGCGCTTGTTACGTTTTTTTTCAAAGACTGGTTGGAAATGTTTTTTAAAAAACACAAGAGAAGGCTTCTTTATCTAATTATAGTGGCAACTGTACCGGGAGCAATAGCCGGTAAGCTGCTTGATAAGTATGCAGAGACCTCGTTAAGAAGTCCGCTGATAATAGCGGTTAGCCTGATTGTGGTTGCGATAGCTATGTTTATTTCTGAACGGGTTGGAATCAAAGTACAGACAGCTGAAAAGTTAAGTTACTTAGATGCAGTGTTAGTTGGCATAGCACAGGCTTTTGCCATAATTCCAGGAGTGTCACGCTCCGGTGGCACTATTACTATGGGTATGTTTTTAGGAATGAAAAGAGATGAAGCTGCAAGGTTTTCTTTTTTAATGTGTACTCCGATTGTAGCAGGGGCTGCAGCTTTGCATGGGTATCATATACTGAAAGCACATAGTGCAGGCTTTAACATGCCGATGTTTGTCTTTGGTGTGCTTGCCTCTTTTATATCAGGGGTGTTAACAATTAAATTTCTACTGTCTTTTTTTAAGAGATTTTCATTAAACGGTTTTGTTTATTACAGGATTGTTCTTGCTCTGGTAATAATAGCTACGATGGTATGGCAGAAGTCGTAA
- a CDS encoding nitronate monooxygenase: MSKSLPQLKIGNLTAEVPIIQGGMGVGISLAGLASSAANEGCIGVIAATGLGYTISGKNNADGEVRVKALKDEIKKARSLTNGIIGINILYAVSDYQRFVKAAVEEGVDIIISGAGMPVDLPKYLDGKDVKLLPIVSSVRTFKLICEFWSHNYNKIPDAVIVEGPKAGGHLGFTYKDIVENKAQSLEQIVTDILEIANSYTPPIPVIAAGGIFDGGEIAKYLKLGVSGVQMASRFVCTYECDVHENFKQAWLDAKEEDLVIIKSPVGLPGRVIRNEFVERIFKGETIPFKCTYLCLKTCDPKTAPYCIAKALFNAAEGNLDEGFAFAGANAHRCNEIISVKSLVRNLIEETLLHL; the protein is encoded by the coding sequence ATGAGTAAAAGCCTGCCACAACTAAAAATAGGGAATTTAACGGCTGAAGTTCCGATAATTCAAGGCGGGATGGGTGTGGGAATATCTCTTGCTGGATTGGCTTCATCTGCTGCAAATGAGGGTTGCATTGGTGTAATTGCCGCTACGGGATTAGGATATACCATATCTGGTAAAAACAATGCAGATGGTGAGGTTAGAGTAAAGGCATTAAAAGACGAAATCAAGAAGGCGCGGAGTTTAACTAACGGGATAATAGGCATTAATATTTTGTATGCCGTATCTGATTATCAACGGTTCGTTAAAGCCGCAGTTGAAGAGGGTGTAGATATAATTATCTCCGGTGCAGGTATGCCTGTGGATCTCCCCAAATACCTTGATGGAAAAGATGTCAAGCTGTTACCAATCGTATCGTCAGTCAGGACATTTAAGCTTATATGTGAATTTTGGAGCCACAATTATAACAAGATACCCGATGCTGTTATAGTTGAAGGCCCTAAGGCAGGGGGTCATCTTGGGTTTACTTATAAAGATATTGTAGAGAATAAGGCACAAAGTCTTGAGCAGATTGTAACTGATATCCTTGAGATTGCGAACTCATACACTCCGCCAATTCCTGTAATAGCGGCAGGAGGGATATTTGATGGCGGTGAGATTGCGAAATATCTAAAATTAGGTGTTTCCGGTGTTCAAATGGCAAGCCGGTTCGTCTGTACATATGAATGCGATGTCCATGAGAATTTCAAACAGGCATGGTTAGATGCGAAAGAAGAAGATTTAGTGATAATAAAAAGTCCAGTAGGGCTGCCTGGTAGGGTTATTCGAAACGAATTTGTGGAGAGGATATTCAAAGGGGAAACTATTCCTTTTAAATGTACATATCTTTGCTTAAAAACCTGTGACCCTAAAACTGCTCCTTACTGCATTGCCAAGGCTTTATTTAATGCTGCCGAAGGTAACCTCGATGAAGGGTTTGCTTTTGCTGGCGCGAATGCTCATCGGTGCAACGAAATAATATCTGTCAAATCATTGGTAAGGAACCTCATAGAGGAGACTTTATTACATTTATAA